From the bacterium genome, the window GGCGCCATGGCCCCGCTGCTCGCCGAGGCCGCGGCGTCGGCGGGGGTCGCGGCCCCGGTGATCCGCTGCCGTACCCTCGACGACGCGGTGCCCGCCGCGCGGGCGCTGGCGCGTCCCGGAGACGCCGTGACCCTCTCGCCGGCGTGCGAGAGTTTCGACCAGTACACGGACTACCGGCACCGCGCCGAGCACTACCGCACGCTCGTCGAGGCGCTGGCCCGGGAGGCCGCGGCGTGGACCTGATCCACCGCCGCGGCGCCGCGTGGGGACTCTTCACCATCGTGCTGTTCCTCACGTGCATCGGGGTCGTCATGGTGTACAGCGCGAGCGCCGTCGCCGCGCAGGCGCAGTACCACGACGGCACGTGGTTCCTGAAGCGGCAGCTCCTCTACGAAGCGGTCGGGCTGGCCGGGATGCTGCTGGCGTGGCGCATCCACTACGTGCGGCTCCGGCGCCTGACGTTTCCGGTGCTGGCCGGCACCCTGGTGGCGCTCGGGCTCGTCCTCGTCCCGCACGTCGGCCGGGTCGCCGGGGGCGCCCGGCGATGGCTCGCCCTCGGCGGCCCGGTCAACTTCCAGCCGGCCGAGCTCGCCAAGCTCGCGCTCATCCTCTACCTCGCGCACTTTCTCGCCAACCGGGGCTCCCGCACCCGCGAATTTGGGACCGGCCTGGTCCCCCCGCTCATCGTGCTCGCTCTCGTGGCCGTGCCGATTCTCAAGCAGCCGGACCTCGGATCCGCGCTGATCCTCGTGCTCATCGCGTTCGTCATGCTGTTCATCGGCGGCGCGCGTCTGACGCATCTCCTCGGCATCGCGGCCCTCGCGGTCCCCGCCGTGCTTGCCGTGATCCTCCGCGCCGGCTACCGGAGCCAGCGGCTGCTCGCATTTCTCCACCCCTGGCGCGACCCGCAGGGCAGCGGCTTTCACATCATTCAGTCGCTGCTCGCCATCGGCTCCGGC encodes:
- the ftsW gene encoding putative lipid II flippase FtsW, translated to MDLIHRRGAAWGLFTIVLFLTCIGVVMVYSASAVAAQAQYHDGTWFLKRQLLYEAVGLAGMLLAWRIHYVRLRRLTFPVLAGTLVALGLVLVPHVGRVAGGARRWLALGGPVNFQPAELAKLALILYLAHFLANRGSRTREFGTGLVPPLIVLALVAVPILKQPDLGSALILVLIAFVMLFIGGARLTHLLGIAALAVPAVLAVILRAGYRSQRLLAFLHPWRDPQGSGFHIIQSLLAIGSGGLVGLGLGHSRQKFFYLPERHTDFIFAIIGEELGLVGSLVVIALFAALAVWGYRLATRCPDRYGSLLVSGLTTMLVGQAVLNIGVVSGTLPITGVPLPFISFGGSSLVLSDIAVGILLNVSQYARPDERLVPSESRRPILRRRSAWARG